One region of Bacillus pumilus genomic DNA includes:
- the thiT gene encoding energy-coupled thiamine transporter ThiT, protein MQQSNQLVRLMEIAIMTSLALVLDYLSGLFLRMPNGGSLALIMIPVILMSIRWGISTGFIIGVLIAGLQLMNGPIIATPVQGFLDYFVASVVISLSGLFSGLIKKTIQDQKRKQQFIYITLSVFVASFFRLLTFFISGVVFFSQYAPKGTPGWVYSLIYNSTYMVPSFIICSIVLCILIPSASRLVFPHKK, encoded by the coding sequence ATGCAGCAATCAAATCAATTGGTACGACTGATGGAAATCGCAATTATGACTTCACTTGCACTAGTATTAGATTACTTATCAGGTCTCTTTTTAAGAATGCCGAACGGCGGATCTCTTGCGCTGATTATGATACCCGTCATTCTTATGTCTATTAGATGGGGAATATCAACCGGGTTTATCATTGGTGTGCTTATTGCAGGCCTTCAACTGATGAATGGCCCTATTATCGCTACACCAGTTCAAGGATTTCTCGATTATTTCGTCGCATCTGTTGTCATTTCCCTAAGCGGCCTCTTTTCTGGATTGATTAAAAAAACCATTCAGGACCAAAAGCGAAAGCAGCAATTCATCTATATTACCTTATCCGTATTTGTTGCAAGTTTCTTTAGACTGTTGACGTTCTTTATTTCTGGTGTTGTTTTCTTTTCTCAGTATGCACCAAAAGGAACACCGGGTTGGGTTTACTCTTTAATTTATAACAGCACATATATGGTTCCTTCATTTATTATTTGCAGTATCGTTCTTTGCATACTCATACCAAGTGCATCTCGTTTGGTTTTTCCTCACAAAAAATAA
- a CDS encoding GNAT family N-acetyltransferase codes for MKVRHAVQKDIPKIAEIHVKSWQTTYQGIINQDYLDGLNIEDREESWRRRSLEGTFVAEDDEGVFGFASFGKQRDERYPTYDGELYAIYLLQEKQKSGAGIALITEGVSYLIEKGYQNIMLWVFEQNSAKHFYQKLQPHFVVTSQFELAGEKHDEIGYGWELPVLNDHLHRIKSSASNNNERKK; via the coding sequence ATGAAGGTGAGACATGCTGTACAAAAAGATATTCCTAAAATTGCCGAAATACATGTGAAGAGCTGGCAGACGACTTATCAAGGCATTATTAATCAGGATTATTTGGATGGTTTAAATATAGAAGATCGAGAAGAGAGCTGGAGAAGAAGGTCACTTGAAGGGACGTTTGTCGCAGAAGATGACGAGGGGGTATTTGGTTTTGCTTCTTTTGGAAAACAACGTGATGAGCGCTATCCAACATATGATGGAGAACTTTATGCGATCTATTTATTGCAAGAGAAACAGAAATCAGGAGCAGGTATCGCTTTAATTACAGAAGGAGTGAGCTATTTAATAGAGAAAGGGTATCAGAATATCATGCTGTGGGTATTTGAACAAAATTCGGCAAAGCATTTTTATCAAAAGCTTCAACCTCATTTTGTCGTTACCAGCCAGTTCGAGCTGGCTGGCGAGAAGCATGATGAAATAGGGTATGGGTGGGAGCTGCCTGTATTAAATGACCATCTACACCGAATTAAATCGTCAGCTTCCAATAATAATGAGAGAAAAAAGTGA